From one Caldithrix abyssi DSM 13497 genomic stretch:
- a CDS encoding polyprenyl synthetase family protein: MSQQAKIFFNDLKPLLDQFQERLVAIGQKHQVPLFYEPIQYVLTLPGKRIRPLLTILANQTCGGRLNSALYPALAVELLHNFTLVHDDIMDNDALRRGQPTVHKKWDVATAILAGDGLMGLAFKKLLEAPEGDLLTMMRRFTDVMLIICEGQGLDKMFETQSEVSEEQYLEMIRRKTAVLIELSCELGALSASAAAENIERFRQFGYNLGMAFQIQDDVLDIMADESKLGKTVGSDWQMHKQTVLSIRLRRELRQKVDDLTFEEFKRALNETGILNQVQNMYRDFFNRARQALKELPQNESNQKLQELTDLIQNRCW, translated from the coding sequence ATGTCGCAACAGGCAAAAATTTTTTTCAATGATTTAAAACCTTTGCTCGATCAATTTCAGGAGCGCCTGGTGGCCATCGGTCAAAAACATCAGGTGCCTTTATTTTACGAGCCGATTCAATATGTGCTGACCCTGCCGGGCAAGCGAATTCGGCCGCTGCTAACCATTCTGGCCAATCAGACCTGCGGAGGTCGTTTAAACAGCGCTCTTTACCCCGCTCTGGCCGTGGAATTGCTGCACAACTTTACCCTGGTGCACGATGATATTATGGATAACGACGCTCTGCGGCGCGGTCAGCCCACCGTCCATAAAAAGTGGGACGTGGCCACCGCCATTCTGGCCGGTGACGGGCTGATGGGCCTGGCCTTTAAAAAGCTGCTGGAAGCGCCGGAAGGAGACCTTTTGACCATGATGCGTCGCTTTACCGACGTGATGCTTATCATTTGCGAAGGCCAGGGGCTGGACAAAATGTTCGAAACGCAATCCGAGGTGAGCGAAGAGCAATATCTGGAAATGATCCGCAGAAAAACCGCTGTATTGATCGAACTTTCCTGCGAGCTGGGCGCGCTTTCGGCCAGCGCCGCGGCGGAAAACATTGAACGCTTTCGACAATTCGGCTACAATCTGGGCATGGCTTTTCAAATCCAGGACGACGTGCTGGACATCATGGCCGACGAGTCCAAGCTGGGCAAAACGGTGGGCAGCGACTGGCAAATGCACAAACAAACCGTTTTATCCATCCGCCTGCGCCGCGAGCTGCGGCAAAAGGTGGACGACCTGACTTTCGAAGAATTTAAACGCGCTCTGAACGAAACGGGAATTTTAAACCAGGTGCAAAACATGTATCGTGATTTTTTC
- a CDS encoding PTS sugar transporter subunit IIA, with the protein MKLYDFLPIEHIEPDLKGQTKFQIIEELLDLLDKNKRLVDREVALQDVLAREGYLSTGLENGLAIPHAKTDGVNRLEIAFGVKKNGVDFESLDGKPAHLIFLVLSPRDTSGPHIQTLAVISRNLKKKEIREMLLQAKTREEIMDIIKNRFEY; encoded by the coding sequence ATGAAACTATATGATTTTTTACCCATTGAGCACATTGAACCGGATTTGAAAGGGCAGACAAAATTTCAAATCATCGAAGAATTACTGGATCTGCTGGATAAGAACAAACGTCTGGTGGACCGCGAAGTGGCCTTACAGGACGTATTGGCCCGCGAAGGCTATTTAAGCACCGGCCTGGAGAACGGGCTGGCCATTCCGCACGCCAAAACAGACGGCGTAAACCGGCTGGAAATTGCCTTTGGCGTCAAAAAAAATGGCGTCGATTTTGAATCGCTGGACGGCAAGCCCGCGCACCTTATTTTTCTTGTGCTTTCGCCGCGCGATACCTCCGGCCCGCACATCCAGACCCTGGCCGTTATTTCACGCAATTTAAAGAAAAAAGAAATTCGTGAAATGCTCTTGCAGGCCAAAACACGCGAAGAGATCATGGATATTATCAAAAACCGGTTTGAGTATTGA